One Paracidovorax avenae ATCC 19860 genomic region harbors:
- a CDS encoding mechanosensitive ion channel family protein: protein MDFFTHLSPWVATAVAALIAVTAAAVVHRIAALVALRATRGVPVLHTVVQACVPVARVLLPLAALQVVWVAANDAQPYIGTVRHTGGLALIAAVAWLLVAGIGGLADGVIARYPADVEDNLAARRIATQARVLSRTAMTGVVMAALALMLMTFPGARQVGASLLASAGVVGIVAGIAARPVFSNMIAGLQIALAQPIRIDDVLIVEGEWGRVEEITGTYVVLRIWDERRLIIPLQWFIENPFQNWTRTSSAILGTVFLYADYRMPLEPLRQELDRILATAPEWDQRVKVLQLTDVTERTIQIRVLVSARSSGLAFDLRCRVREALVAFMQREYPEGLPQTRALVSEGNGMMPASQGNVAGGQTG from the coding sequence CCTCTCTCCCTGGGTGGCGACGGCGGTCGCGGCGCTGATCGCCGTCACGGCCGCCGCGGTGGTGCACCGCATCGCGGCCCTCGTGGCCCTGCGCGCCACGCGTGGCGTGCCCGTCCTGCACACGGTGGTGCAGGCCTGCGTGCCCGTGGCGCGGGTGCTGCTGCCCCTGGCGGCACTGCAGGTCGTCTGGGTGGCGGCGAACGATGCGCAACCCTACATCGGCACCGTCCGGCACACGGGCGGGCTGGCGCTGATCGCGGCCGTGGCCTGGCTGCTGGTGGCCGGCATCGGCGGCCTGGCCGACGGGGTGATCGCCCGCTACCCGGCCGACGTGGAGGACAACCTCGCGGCGCGGCGCATCGCCACCCAGGCGCGGGTGCTGTCGCGCACCGCCATGACGGGCGTGGTGATGGCCGCCCTCGCCCTGATGCTGATGACGTTTCCCGGCGCGCGGCAGGTCGGGGCCAGCCTGCTGGCCTCCGCGGGCGTCGTCGGCATCGTGGCCGGTATCGCAGCCCGGCCGGTGTTCAGCAACATGATCGCCGGACTGCAGATCGCGCTGGCCCAGCCCATCCGCATCGACGACGTGCTCATCGTGGAGGGCGAATGGGGCCGGGTGGAGGAAATCACCGGCACCTACGTGGTGCTGCGCATCTGGGACGAGCGCCGGCTCATCATCCCGCTGCAGTGGTTCATCGAGAACCCGTTCCAGAACTGGACGCGCACCAGCTCGGCCATCCTCGGCACCGTCTTCCTGTATGCCGACTACCGCATGCCGCTGGAGCCGCTGCGGCAGGAACTGGACCGCATCCTGGCCACAGCGCCGGAGTGGGACCAGCGCGTGAAGGTACTGCAACTCACCGATGTGACCGAGCGCACCATCCAGATCCGCGTGCTGGTGTCGGCCCGCTCCTCGGGGCTGGCGTTCGACCTGCGCTGCCGCGTGCGGGAAGCGCTTGTCGCATTCATGCAACGCGAGTACCCGGAGGGCCTGCCGCAGACGCGGGCGCTGGTGTCGGAAGGCAACGGGATGATGCCAGCGTCCCAGGGCAACGTGGCGGGCGGACAGACGGGCTGA